Proteins found in one Leptospira neocaledonica genomic segment:
- a CDS encoding homoserine dehydrogenase codes for MQTIRIGLIGAGTVGSGVLKILSEESARFEKEYGISLNVHTICTRTPSKIAPISKLFSKVKITDDYKQVVGNPEIDTIIELVGGTTISEEIVLGALQSKQTVITANKALLSEKGEIIYRTAEENHTEIGFEASVGGSIPIIRAIRNCLAGDKILGLYGILNGTTNFILSKMETEGLDYKEALKLAQEKGFAEADPSFDVEGIDTAHKISILGSLAFGEKIPLQNIVVEGITKITRLDIAFASDLGYRIKLLGLVRKLDGKVEARVQPVMIPKHHAFASVMNETNAVYYKTAFAGPGLIVGKGAGALPTASAVVSDLIYYGSRRGKNLPMEKNRFPKASISEANQTEARYYLRFNTLDQPGVLAEIAKDLGTNGVSISSVRQNESEKEPAEVVVVTHPCVEASISASLGRIDTSEVVLEPSVAIRLEDKL; via the coding sequence ATGCAGACGATTCGAATCGGATTAATTGGTGCAGGTACAGTCGGCTCAGGAGTTCTTAAAATTCTTTCGGAAGAATCCGCAAGATTCGAAAAAGAATACGGTATATCCTTAAATGTACATACGATTTGTACCCGAACCCCCTCAAAAATCGCCCCTATTTCGAAATTATTTTCTAAAGTAAAAATAACAGACGATTACAAACAAGTGGTGGGAAACCCTGAAATCGATACGATCATCGAACTTGTAGGTGGTACAACAATCTCCGAAGAGATCGTATTGGGAGCTTTGCAATCCAAACAGACCGTAATCACAGCTAATAAGGCGCTTCTTTCCGAAAAAGGAGAGATCATCTATAGAACTGCAGAAGAAAATCATACCGAAATTGGATTCGAAGCTTCTGTGGGAGGTTCTATTCCGATCATTCGAGCAATACGGAATTGTCTGGCAGGAGATAAGATCCTCGGACTTTATGGGATCTTAAACGGAACAACTAACTTTATTCTTTCTAAAATGGAAACAGAAGGGTTAGATTATAAAGAAGCTCTAAAACTCGCTCAGGAAAAGGGATTTGCAGAAGCAGATCCAAGCTTCGACGTAGAAGGTATTGATACCGCTCATAAGATCAGCATTTTAGGATCCCTGGCCTTCGGAGAAAAAATTCCTCTACAAAACATAGTCGTCGAAGGTATAACAAAGATTACACGACTCGATATCGCATTTGCTTCAGACCTGGGTTATAGAATAAAGTTACTCGGTCTTGTAAGAAAATTGGACGGCAAGGTAGAAGCTAGAGTCCAACCGGTAATGATCCCAAAACACCACGCATTCGCAAGCGTGATGAACGAAACTAATGCAGTGTATTATAAAACAGCATTTGCGGGCCCGGGTTTGATCGTAGGAAAGGGCGCAGGCGCTTTGCCTACTGCTTCTGCAGTGGTTTCGGATCTGATCTATTACGGCTCAAGACGTGGCAAAAATCTTCCGATGGAAAAGAACAGATTTCCAAAAGCATCCATATCGGAAGCCAACCAAACAGAAGCCAGATATTATCTGAGATTTAATACCTTGGATCAACCTGGAGTTTTGGCGGAAATTGCGAAAGATTTGGGAACAAACGGGGTATCTATTTCTTCTGTCCGTCAAAACGAATCGGAAAAGGAACCTGCAGAAGTTGTAGTGGTCACACATCCTTGTGTGGAAGCTTCGATTTCTGCATCTTTAGGTAGGATAGATACGTCCGAAGTGGTTTTAGAACCCTCTGTTGCTATCCGGTTGGAAGACAAATTGTAA
- a CDS encoding STAS domain-containing protein, which produces MAKTEFEGLYIETKKDSVGDKEVLVVIMNGKVTNSNAFEISRKINFVFDEGIYEIILDLSSLEYINSVGVATLLTLIKTVDQHNGKIVIGGLNHFLENVIRLMELPKKVAIYHTLDEAKAVFK; this is translated from the coding sequence ATGGCAAAAACGGAATTCGAAGGTCTATACATAGAAACTAAAAAAGACTCTGTCGGGGACAAAGAAGTTCTAGTCGTCATCATGAATGGAAAAGTGACGAACTCAAACGCTTTCGAAATTTCCAGAAAGATCAATTTCGTTTTCGACGAAGGAATCTATGAGATCATCTTGGACCTTTCATCTTTGGAATATATCAATAGTGTTGGTGTTGCGACACTTTTAACCCTGATCAAAACCGTAGACCAGCATAACGGAAAGATCGTGATCGGAGGTTTAAATCACTTCTTAGAGAATGTGATCCGATTGATGGAATTACCTAAAAAAGTGGCGATCTATCACACCCTGGACGAGGCCAAAGCAGTCTTTAAATAA
- a CDS encoding phosphopantothenoylcysteine decarboxylase has protein sequence MGKYSKIIITSGPTREWIDPVRFISNASSGKMGYCLAQEATHLVKDIVYIRGLTEPKYSEPKGARIIKVETTLEMRDAVLKEVDSSSILIMAAAPADFRPKNANESKIKKEEGSDTLVLELIKNPDILVSVHEKIHTQNLKDILRIGFSAETDLLDQNALGKLRKKNLDFIVGNYVGKDSKGFGDLDTSVIVYGKEGSKKEIGPASKETIAKGILEYLDILSKQESII, from the coding sequence TTGGGTAAATATTCAAAAATCATAATAACTTCGGGACCCACTAGAGAGTGGATCGACCCTGTACGTTTTATCTCAAATGCTTCCTCCGGAAAAATGGGATATTGTTTGGCCCAAGAAGCGACTCACTTAGTGAAAGATATTGTTTATATCCGAGGATTGACTGAACCAAAGTATTCAGAACCTAAAGGTGCAAGAATTATAAAGGTAGAAACGACTCTCGAGATGAGGGATGCTGTTCTGAAAGAAGTGGATTCTTCTTCCATTCTAATTATGGCTGCTGCCCCTGCGGACTTTCGCCCTAAAAATGCGAATGAATCCAAAATAAAAAAAGAAGAAGGTAGTGATACCTTAGTTCTGGAACTGATTAAAAACCCTGATATACTCGTTTCCGTTCACGAAAAGATCCATACCCAAAATCTGAAAGATATTCTGCGTATAGGCTTCTCCGCAGAGACCGATTTATTGGACCAAAATGCGCTTGGTAAACTTAGGAAGAAAAATCTGGATTTTATCGTAGGCAATTATGTAGGTAAAGACTCTAAGGGTTTCGGTGATTTAGATACCAGTGTGATTGTTTATGGAAAAGAAGGTTCCAAAAAGGAAATTGGTCCCGCTTCTAAGGAGACAATTGCCAAAGGAATTTTAGAATATTTGGATATTCTTTCTAAACAAGAAAGTATTATTTAA
- a CDS encoding phosphopantothenoylcysteine decarboxylase produces MDKKDILIAVSGSIAAFRACELVRNLTKEGYPVSVIMTENATKFIGPITFEALTGKKVQVDEYEHGMAHIDARNRAAVIAVVPATANIIAKMANGIADDLVTSTYLAAKCPVLVAPAMNPNMFTHPATQRNLARLKEDGVIILDPQEGVVVCGDEGYGKLADVPVMQKRILELYLKTSH; encoded by the coding sequence ATGGACAAAAAGGATATTTTGATCGCGGTCAGCGGAAGTATCGCAGCCTTTAGAGCCTGCGAACTGGTGCGTAATCTTACCAAAGAAGGTTATCCTGTTTCCGTGATCATGACGGAAAATGCCACCAAGTTTATAGGTCCGATCACGTTCGAGGCTCTTACCGGTAAAAAAGTCCAGGTAGATGAGTATGAGCATGGAATGGCTCATATTGATGCAAGGAATCGCGCGGCGGTGATCGCAGTGGTCCCGGCTACTGCAAATATTATTGCAAAAATGGCTAACGGAATTGCGGACGATCTTGTAACTTCTACCTATCTTGCTGCGAAATGTCCTGTATTAGTTGCTCCAGCAATGAATCCAAATATGTTCACTCATCCTGCCACACAAAGAAATCTTGCACGTTTGAAAGAAGACGGAGTGATCATCTTAGATCCTCAGGAAGGAGTAGTGGTTTGTGGTGACGAAGGTTACGGCAAACTTGCCGATGTTCCGGTAATGCAAAAAAGGATTCTGGAATTATATCTAAAAACTTCTCATTAA
- a CDS encoding hemolysin family protein: MDVIGFFVILLLIFANGFFVSAEFALVSIRPSRLEELIRDGRPMAALTKKAASMLNDMLSVCQVGITIASLLLGWVGEGYLSSWIEPIFHYAGYPDSDLTVHGVAVAISFALITFLHILLGELLPKTVAIQKTETLALVTSAPIFFFYYLFFPITFFLNGMTSFILKRIGFKEDSHRIIHSPEELMILIQEQNKQGNIDQEEFQIIQNTFQFSEHLAKDVMTHRLSIVGIPADSQMDGVLSIIAEHHFSRYPVYDGTTDNIVGIIHVQAYLAWLSESKRNKKAKVTTIMQSPIVVPEGMSIEKVLQKLRLAKQHMAIVIDEYGGVSGLLTMEDIVEEVFGEIRDETDDHETDAVPSHSPDAFDIDGETELDELKEILTGIEEEELNDIRTIAGFILEKLEDMPKEGTEVAIPEGKLTVEKMDGNKIMTVRFTRLSAPSSFAI; this comes from the coding sequence ATGGACGTGATTGGATTTTTCGTAATTCTTCTTCTTATTTTTGCAAACGGATTTTTCGTGTCCGCAGAATTTGCCCTGGTCTCGATCAGACCTTCTCGTTTGGAAGAATTGATCAGAGACGGCAGACCTATGGCGGCTCTCACTAAAAAAGCGGCCAGCATGTTGAACGATATGCTCTCTGTCTGTCAGGTGGGGATCACAATTGCAAGTTTACTTTTAGGTTGGGTGGGAGAAGGTTATCTGTCCAGTTGGATAGAGCCTATTTTTCATTACGCAGGTTATCCTGATTCCGATTTAACGGTCCATGGGGTGGCAGTTGCGATCTCGTTTGCATTGATCACATTTTTGCATATTCTTTTGGGAGAACTTCTTCCTAAAACTGTTGCTATTCAAAAAACGGAAACCTTGGCCTTGGTAACAAGCGCCCCTATATTCTTCTTTTATTATTTATTTTTCCCTATTACGTTTTTCTTAAATGGAATGACTTCTTTTATTTTGAAAAGAATCGGGTTTAAGGAAGACTCTCATCGTATCATCCATTCCCCAGAGGAATTGATGATCCTGATTCAGGAGCAGAATAAACAGGGAAATATAGACCAGGAAGAATTTCAGATCATCCAAAACACTTTCCAGTTCTCCGAACATTTGGCAAAGGATGTGATGACTCATCGACTCAGTATTGTGGGGATTCCTGCAGACAGTCAAATGGATGGAGTTCTTTCTATCATCGCAGAACATCATTTTTCCAGATATCCTGTGTATGATGGAACTACTGATAATATAGTAGGGATTATCCACGTTCAGGCGTATCTCGCATGGCTTTCCGAATCTAAACGGAACAAAAAAGCGAAAGTAACTACAATCATGCAATCTCCTATCGTGGTTCCGGAAGGTATGTCGATAGAAAAGGTCCTTCAGAAGTTGCGGCTCGCAAAACAACATATGGCGATCGTGATCGATGAGTACGGTGGGGTTTCGGGATTACTTACTATGGAAGATATAGTGGAAGAAGTTTTCGGCGAGATCCGGGACGAAACCGACGATCATGAAACGGATGCTGTTCCATCACATTCTCCTGATGCATTCGATATTGACGGAGAAACCGAGCTCGACGAACTAAAAGAGATCCTAACAGGCATCGAAGAAGAAGAGCTAAACGATATTCGTACCATCGCAGGTTTTATTTTAGAGAAGTTAGAAGATATGCCCAAAGAAGGGACCGAAGTTGCGATTCCTGAAGGTAAGCTGACCGTAGAAAAAATGGATGGGAACAAGATCATGACCGTTCGTTTTACGAGGCTTTCTGCTCCTTCTTCTTTTGCGATTTAA
- a CDS encoding tetratricopeptide repeat protein, which yields MQNAILNIRKIGGIGLILKYIPFLLISFCSFCTSLSAQTRNDYGWTGSPGNFYLLMDGKNVLTKETDFNSFPEGLNPVQKSEFALLAGEYLLLNKDSGKFSNLINTIRKEKDLGFAEVLLLYFQDIYFSKKTNGENFLKVWNPPAGDTYQKELVESTRNVLLYKKPADKIKCSPKKQYYSLCRTLRLGSYMADFKLSDPNHDREYTNLQRILSPFPGVTDPEEKELKHIPFLSNFLPNIADYLSELGFARDAIQFSKIGIVSENLGGRMLSHSYEKLAYYYLVDGDPNSAEKVLKYIIERQGEMAPTYKNSLYLKLGTLAYLQGEPTRALEYYLNLDFLHWSTKILHPFLGEPIPINSARDLVSVAVWKSKNSHKAVDALQSVSTPKNLTEDDLFTKLRIIQILSEDEPEVASKLAMDLSFLAQSKGWRRVEYSATLLHGFLQLKTNNLRKAIIEFTKAGGILKEDPSYKEEWIRLNGLFLSHKESSNLRGVKSFLDQALKISASGITDDKTFEIKNYLPPSFGSKSLENSAIDFYTRHGYTNDLLSFMIHYEENSELQEDDSPPDIAILKTHIRISRYKGFYPPGREPWKSAWSEMRTKEFSRIREESDPLRNANFKKLTHPLIAVFVKDKRVFLFHKDGDSSELEARELNTDNPSSYTAQSALRNTMESFSKKDKIQIYLNSPGVEAAEYLRKEFPDSEIKLFLRFDKREESDSAKKVFGPACENLFPKNLPEGEGHLGWQSFPLQYYDGSKLLQGKSALLVWNMKVTSKSPNGLRDYEWSCGSDSISFRKAKRRLDFRNLPDRIAFTKDSLNGSGWGDKSEDFLDWARFWLSAGTSRLYFVKYWNPESESDINLLERLANENGDPNLNSRVLKMVRNAE from the coding sequence TTGCAAAATGCAATTTTAAATATTCGTAAAATAGGCGGCATTGGCCTAATTTTAAAGTATATTCCATTTTTATTAATTTCATTCTGTTCTTTTTGTACATCTCTTTCCGCACAGACCCGTAATGACTACGGTTGGACCGGTTCTCCGGGTAATTTTTATCTTTTGATGGATGGCAAAAACGTTCTTACAAAAGAAACTGATTTTAATTCTTTTCCGGAAGGCCTGAATCCAGTCCAAAAATCAGAGTTTGCACTTTTAGCCGGAGAGTATTTACTTCTCAATAAAGATTCCGGGAAATTTTCCAATCTGATCAATACTATCCGAAAGGAAAAAGATCTAGGTTTTGCAGAAGTTCTTCTACTTTATTTCCAGGATATCTACTTTTCCAAAAAAACGAACGGGGAAAATTTTCTAAAAGTTTGGAATCCTCCTGCAGGAGATACTTATCAAAAGGAGTTAGTAGAATCGACGCGTAACGTTCTTCTCTATAAAAAACCTGCAGATAAAATCAAATGTTCTCCTAAAAAACAATATTATTCACTTTGTAGAACACTTCGTCTCGGAAGTTATATGGCGGATTTCAAACTTTCGGATCCGAACCATGATCGGGAATATACAAATCTACAGAGGATACTTTCTCCTTTTCCCGGAGTTACTGATCCGGAGGAGAAGGAGCTAAAACATATTCCTTTTTTATCTAATTTTCTCCCAAATATTGCGGATTATCTTTCCGAGTTAGGATTTGCAAGAGATGCGATCCAATTTTCTAAAATAGGAATTGTATCCGAAAATCTGGGCGGAAGAATGCTCTCTCATTCTTATGAAAAATTAGCATATTACTACTTGGTAGATGGGGATCCGAATTCCGCCGAAAAAGTTTTAAAGTATATTATTGAGAGACAAGGGGAGATGGCTCCCACTTATAAAAATTCATTATATCTAAAGTTAGGAACTCTTGCCTATTTGCAAGGTGAACCTACAAGAGCTTTGGAATATTATTTGAATTTGGATTTTTTACATTGGTCTACTAAGATACTTCATCCATTTTTAGGAGAACCTATTCCGATCAATAGTGCTCGCGACTTGGTGTCCGTCGCTGTTTGGAAATCCAAAAATTCTCATAAAGCAGTGGATGCTTTGCAGTCGGTCAGTACTCCTAAAAATCTAACGGAAGATGATCTATTTACTAAATTAAGAATTATTCAAATACTTTCGGAAGACGAACCCGAAGTAGCTTCCAAACTTGCCATGGACTTAAGTTTTCTAGCGCAAAGTAAGGGATGGAGAAGGGTAGAATATTCTGCCACATTGCTCCACGGGTTTTTGCAGTTAAAAACCAATAATCTCAGGAAAGCAATCATTGAGTTCACCAAAGCCGGCGGAATTTTAAAAGAAGATCCTTCTTATAAAGAGGAATGGATCCGCTTGAATGGATTATTTCTTTCTCATAAGGAATCTTCTAACTTAAGAGGAGTGAAAAGTTTCTTAGACCAAGCTCTTAAAATTTCTGCTTCCGGTATTACGGACGATAAAACTTTCGAGATCAAAAATTATCTCCCTCCTTCTTTCGGAAGCAAAAGTTTAGAGAACTCTGCCATTGATTTTTATACCAGACACGGTTATACGAATGATCTACTTTCTTTTATGATTCATTACGAGGAAAATTCGGAACTTCAAGAAGATGATTCTCCTCCGGATATTGCGATCCTTAAGACCCATATTAGAATTTCTAGATATAAAGGCTTTTATCCTCCTGGAAGAGAACCTTGGAAATCCGCTTGGTCCGAAATGAGAACCAAGGAATTTTCTCGGATTAGGGAAGAATCGGATCCTCTCAGAAATGCAAATTTCAAAAAGTTAACTCATCCGCTTATTGCTGTTTTTGTGAAAGATAAGAGAGTATTTCTATTTCATAAAGACGGCGATTCTTCCGAGCTGGAAGCAAGAGAATTGAATACGGATAATCCTTCCAGTTATACTGCTCAATCTGCTCTAAGAAATACGATGGAATCTTTTTCCAAAAAGGACAAAATTCAAATTTATCTGAATTCACCTGGAGTAGAAGCGGCAGAATATCTGAGAAAGGAATTCCCTGATTCTGAGATTAAATTATTTTTAAGATTCGATAAAAGAGAGGAATCAGATTCTGCTAAAAAAGTATTCGGTCCTGCTTGTGAGAATCTTTTCCCTAAAAACCTTCCGGAAGGGGAAGGTCATTTGGGTTGGCAATCCTTTCCATTACAATATTATGATGGATCTAAATTACTCCAAGGGAAGTCTGCGTTACTTGTTTGGAATATGAAAGTGACTTCTAAATCTCCTAATGGTCTTAGGGATTATGAATGGTCTTGTGGATCCGATTCTATATCTTTCAGAAAAGCAAAACGTAGATTGGATTTTAGAAATTTACCGGACAGGATTGCATTCACTAAGGATTCTCTTAATGGTTCCGGTTGGGGAGATAAATCCGAAGATTTTCTGGACTGGGCTAGATTCTGGTTATCCGCCGGAACTTCTCGCCTTTATTTTGTTAAATATTGGAATCCTGAGTCGGAATCCGACATAAATTTATTAGAAAGACTCGCAAATGAAAATGGGGACCCGAACCTGAATTCTAGAGTCCTAAAAATGGTCCGAAACGCTGAGTAA
- a CDS encoding NAD(P)H-dependent glycerol-3-phosphate dehydrogenase — protein sequence MQIGVIGSGSFGSSLGVLLADKGYEVTIWGRNSGLIQEINENHRNEKYLPGIDLPKNLKGSTSLEEAVRDKDMIVSAPPSHAITDILKEIKSFLPEKAPIVSASKGIENGSLRLVSEIFEAELPGKFHSRLSYLSGPSFAKELVKRVPTIVSIASKNEATARKVQEIFSFTYFRTYWTPDVVGVEVGGSLKNVIAIAAGVSDGLGFGQNTRAALITRGLTEISRLGVKLGADPLTFLGPSGMGDLILTCCGDASRNRTVGFRLGKGESLESILGGMVEVAEGVKTAKSGFELSQKLGIEMAITTEVYKMLYEHKNPKEVVRDLMGRDLKREGL from the coding sequence ATGCAAATCGGCGTTATCGGATCTGGAAGTTTTGGTTCTTCTTTAGGTGTGTTACTGGCGGACAAAGGTTATGAGGTTACCATTTGGGGAAGGAACTCTGGACTGATCCAAGAGATTAACGAGAACCATCGGAACGAAAAATATCTACCGGGCATAGATCTTCCTAAAAATTTAAAAGGAAGCACAAGTTTAGAAGAAGCCGTCCGCGACAAAGACATGATCGTTTCTGCTCCTCCTTCTCATGCAATCACTGATATTTTAAAAGAGATTAAATCCTTCCTTCCTGAAAAGGCACCTATTGTTTCCGCAAGTAAAGGAATAGAAAATGGAAGTCTCAGGCTGGTTTCCGAAATTTTCGAAGCGGAACTTCCCGGTAAATTTCACAGTAGATTATCTTATCTTTCCGGACCTAGTTTTGCAAAAGAATTAGTCAAACGTGTACCTACGATTGTGAGTATCGCTTCTAAAAACGAAGCAACAGCAAGAAAGGTACAGGAAATATTCAGTTTCACTTATTTTAGGACCTATTGGACACCCGATGTGGTAGGAGTAGAAGTAGGCGGCTCCTTAAAAAATGTGATCGCGATTGCTGCAGGAGTTTCCGACGGATTAGGATTCGGGCAGAATACAAGAGCCGCTTTAATCACTAGAGGACTAACGGAGATTTCCAGACTTGGAGTTAAATTGGGTGCTGACCCTCTTACTTTTTTAGGACCATCCGGAATGGGAGATTTGATCTTAACCTGTTGTGGAGATGCTTCCAGAAATAGGACTGTTGGTTTTAGATTGGGAAAAGGAGAAAGTCTGGAATCTATCCTGGGCGGCATGGTAGAAGTTGCAGAAGGCGTAAAAACCGCAAAAAGTGGATTCGAATTATCCCAGAAATTAGGCATAGAAATGGCCATCACCACCGAGGTGTATAAAATGCTTTACGAGCATAAGAATCCCAAGGAGGTTGTTAGAGATTTAATGGGCCGTGACTTAAAAAGAGAAGGTCTATAA
- a CDS encoding metallophosphoesterase family protein has translation MRIIYLTDIHDGLRGLKEVLLGTECDLYLFSGDIIYKAFFNPERIIEFVTLQEDMYRIMDDIKEDINPYDYATRAVRFPEKYQPNVVEKSHDYRRLFHQAAKTMKEKYELIEIIIQKYAKAPVWLLPGNYDIDLQYSALYERDLHRKTFDMEGLKFAGYGGAPVITSGIPEKLAVKFHEYNRNGKNYSEPEDFFKEENPDIVVIHNPAYGFLDKIPSFGHVGSQGIRRYLDDYTPSLVVSGHVHEDQGIVKKGKTVFLNPSNFGPVDSVFGFQPGGFFSEIELEKDLVKKVKLNRLSDHSIRQLLEVDCSGDKLGLVHVSSDSEVSAEDFIR, from the coding sequence ATGAGGATCATTTACCTCACCGATATCCACGACGGACTCAGAGGATTGAAAGAAGTCCTACTAGGAACCGAATGCGACTTGTACCTTTTCTCCGGCGATATAATCTACAAAGCCTTTTTCAACCCAGAACGTATCATCGAATTTGTAACACTCCAAGAGGACATGTATCGGATCATGGATGATATCAAAGAAGATATCAATCCTTACGATTATGCGACAAGAGCGGTACGTTTTCCGGAGAAATACCAACCTAACGTGGTAGAAAAATCCCACGATTACAGAAGATTATTCCACCAAGCCGCAAAAACGATGAAGGAAAAATACGAACTCATCGAGATCATCATCCAAAAATATGCGAAAGCACCTGTCTGGTTACTACCGGGAAATTATGATATAGATCTTCAATACTCCGCGTTATATGAAAGAGACCTGCATAGAAAGACCTTCGATATGGAAGGATTAAAATTTGCAGGTTACGGTGGAGCTCCTGTCATCACTTCGGGTATTCCCGAAAAATTAGCGGTTAAATTCCACGAATACAATCGTAACGGAAAAAATTATAGCGAACCCGAAGATTTCTTTAAGGAAGAAAATCCGGACATAGTTGTAATCCATAATCCTGCGTATGGATTCTTAGATAAAATCCCAAGTTTTGGACATGTAGGTTCCCAAGGGATTAGAAGATATTTAGATGATTATACCCCTTCTTTAGTGGTCTCCGGTCATGTTCACGAAGACCAAGGGATCGTAAAAAAAGGAAAAACAGTGTTTTTGAATCCTTCTAATTTTGGGCCGGTGGATTCGGTTTTCGGATTTCAACCCGGAGGCTTCTTCTCGGAAATAGAATTAGAAAAGGATCTTGTAAAAAAAGTAAAATTGAATAGACTATCGGATCACTCAATTCGCCAACTTTTAGAGGTCGATTGCTCTGGAGACAAGTTAGGGCTTGTCCATGTAAGCAGCGATTCGGAAGTATCGGCGGAAGATTTTATCCGATAG